In Streptomyces sp. RFCAC02, the following proteins share a genomic window:
- a CDS encoding DinB family protein, giving the protein MTDDRRMGPPRFGSERDMLRAFLDYHRATLAMKCEGLTDEELRERSMPPPGLSLLGLVRHMAEVERAWFRRVFEDNDAPMVWSADIDFQAAYDASASTRREAFAAWEAEVENSRRIEREAESLDRAGHQPRWGEDVSLRMVMVHVLLEYGRHNGHADLLREGVDGTVGA; this is encoded by the coding sequence ATGACCGACGACAGGCGCATGGGACCACCCCGTTTCGGGAGCGAACGCGACATGCTGCGGGCTTTCCTCGACTACCACCGCGCCACCCTCGCCATGAAGTGCGAAGGGCTCACCGATGAGGAGTTGCGGGAGCGGTCGATGCCGCCGCCCGGGCTTTCGCTGCTCGGTCTGGTGCGGCACATGGCGGAGGTGGAGCGCGCCTGGTTCCGTCGGGTGTTCGAGGACAACGACGCGCCCATGGTCTGGTCCGCCGACATCGATTTCCAGGCGGCCTACGACGCGAGCGCGTCGACCCGGAGGGAGGCGTTCGCGGCCTGGGAGGCCGAGGTGGAGAACTCGCGCCGTATCGAGCGGGAGGCCGAGTCGCTGGACCGGGCCGGGCATCAGCCGCGTTGGGGTGAGGACGTGTCGCTGCGGATGGTAATGGTGCACGTGCTGCTGGAATACGGCCGCCACAACGGGCACGCGGACCTTCTGCGTGAGGGTGTCGACGGGACAGTGGGCGCCTGA
- a CDS encoding DHA2 family efflux MFS transporter permease subunit, with translation MAGTAPPTTGATPSRALIVWTLVLTGAATFMAALDNLVVTTAIPVIREDLGGGLDDLEWIVNAYTLPFACLLLPAAALGDRIGRRRVFALGAAVFTLASAGAALADSTGLLIAARAVQGVGAAGIFPLSITLITAAVPAARRGAALGIWGAINGLAVAGGPLVGGAITEHMSWHWIFWLNVPIGVALVPLIRARIAESRVEGTRLDPVGTVLVSAGLFGVLLGIVRGSEHGWTSGSVLTGFVVGGLLLIAFVAWELRTPSPMLPMRLFRSRAFSTVNAAGLLMYAGMFGSIFLLTQFLQFIQHYSPTEAGLRMLPWTAMPLVVTPFAGALADRIGGRPIVATGLVAMATGLGWIAVLADPDVSYVSQVPAFVLCGAGMALFFAAVSPMVMGAVQPREQGIASGVSNALRELGGALGVSVLASVFAANGGYETPQRFTDGLTPAVWGGVAALLAAAVTILLFPTRREPAPAPAEMPAPERETVTV, from the coding sequence GTGGCAGGAACGGCACCACCCACCACCGGCGCGACGCCGTCGCGCGCCCTGATCGTCTGGACCCTCGTCCTCACCGGCGCCGCCACCTTCATGGCCGCGCTCGACAACCTGGTCGTCACCACCGCCATCCCCGTCATCCGCGAGGACCTCGGCGGCGGCCTGGACGACCTGGAATGGATCGTCAACGCCTACACCCTCCCGTTCGCCTGCCTCCTGCTGCCGGCCGCCGCCCTCGGCGACCGGATCGGCCGCCGCCGCGTCTTCGCGCTCGGTGCCGCCGTCTTCACCCTCGCCTCGGCCGGCGCCGCCCTGGCGGACTCCACCGGCCTCCTCATCGCCGCCCGCGCGGTCCAGGGCGTCGGCGCCGCCGGCATCTTCCCGCTGAGCATCACCCTGATCACGGCCGCCGTCCCCGCCGCGCGGCGCGGCGCGGCCCTCGGGATCTGGGGCGCCATCAACGGCCTGGCCGTCGCCGGCGGCCCCCTCGTCGGCGGCGCCATCACCGAACACATGTCCTGGCACTGGATCTTCTGGCTGAACGTGCCGATCGGTGTCGCCCTCGTCCCGCTGATCCGCGCCCGCATAGCCGAGAGCCGCGTCGAGGGCACCCGCCTCGACCCCGTGGGCACGGTCCTCGTCAGCGCGGGCCTGTTCGGCGTCCTCCTCGGCATCGTGCGCGGCAGCGAGCACGGCTGGACCTCAGGCAGCGTCCTCACCGGCTTCGTCGTCGGCGGGCTGCTGCTGATCGCGTTCGTCGCCTGGGAGCTCCGCACGCCCTCCCCGATGCTGCCCATGCGGCTCTTCCGCTCCCGCGCCTTCAGCACCGTCAACGCGGCCGGACTGCTGATGTACGCCGGGATGTTCGGCTCGATCTTCCTGCTGACCCAGTTCCTGCAGTTCATCCAGCACTACTCGCCGACCGAAGCCGGCCTGCGGATGCTGCCGTGGACCGCCATGCCGCTGGTCGTCACCCCGTTCGCCGGCGCCCTCGCCGACCGCATCGGCGGCCGCCCGATCGTCGCCACCGGCCTCGTCGCGATGGCCACGGGCCTGGGCTGGATCGCCGTCCTCGCCGACCCGGACGTGAGCTACGTCAGCCAGGTCCCGGCGTTCGTGCTGTGCGGCGCGGGCATGGCCCTGTTCTTCGCGGCCGTCAGCCCGATGGTCATGGGGGCCGTGCAGCCCCGTGAGCAGGGCATCGCCTCCGGCGTCAGCAACGCCCTGCGCGAACTCGGCGGCGCCCTCGGCGTCTCCGTCCTCGCGTCCGTCTTCGCCGCCAACGGCGGGTACGAGACGCCGCAGCGGTTCACCGACGGCCTCACCCCCGCCGTCTGGGGCGGCGTCGCCGCACTGCTGGCGGCCGCCGTGACGATCCTGCTGTTCCCCACCCGCCGCGAGCCCGCCCCCGCGCCGGCGGAGATGCCCGCGCCGGAACGCGAGACCGTGACCGTCTGA
- a CDS encoding hydrolase produces MPDDRLVLTGPRLADGRAVDVLLAAGRIAAVGTRDSLAGRVADGAARVDLAGWLLLPAPAEPHAHHDTALTAGGAPPDATSGALRRRVTEAALVQLGHGATTQRTHVRIGDAVGLGALEAALEARAALRDLADLRTVAVPRLLTGRAGADNRAMLRDAAKMGVCALGGAPDLDPDPAGYADLVLDLADEHGCPVDLHTAGDDPARLARLASAAGAARFGVVIGPCDGLARLPADVAVRAAEHLAASGVTVVCLPQGPCGLADAAAGGGPGGTPARLLATAGVRVAAGGGALRDAANPVGRGDPLDAAYQLASHGALRPAGAYAAVSARARAAIGAPEVRVEAGFPAELLAVRGESVAGALSLAYSRLVIHRGRVVARTSAVREYCGAPEDKGGGGPELPRQSTG; encoded by the coding sequence ATGCCCGATGACCGTCTTGTCCTCACCGGCCCCCGGCTGGCCGACGGGCGTGCCGTGGACGTCCTGCTGGCCGCCGGGCGGATCGCCGCCGTGGGCACGCGGGACAGCCTCGCCGGGCGGGTCGCGGACGGGGCCGCCCGTGTCGACCTCGCCGGCTGGCTCCTGCTGCCCGCGCCCGCCGAGCCGCACGCCCACCACGACACCGCCCTCACGGCGGGCGGCGCCCCGCCGGACGCCACGTCCGGCGCGCTGCGCCGCCGCGTGACCGAGGCCGCGCTCGTCCAGCTGGGGCACGGCGCCACCACTCAGCGAACCCATGTGCGCATCGGGGACGCGGTGGGGCTGGGCGCGCTGGAGGCCGCCCTGGAGGCGCGCGCCGCGCTCCGCGACCTGGCGGACCTGCGGACCGTCGCCGTTCCCCGCCTGCTGACGGGGCGCGCGGGGGCGGACAACCGGGCCATGCTGCGGGACGCGGCGAAGATGGGCGTCTGCGCCCTCGGCGGCGCTCCCGACCTCGACCCCGACCCGGCGGGGTACGCCGACCTGGTGCTCGACCTGGCGGACGAGCACGGGTGCCCGGTGGACCTGCACACGGCGGGTGACGACCCGGCGCGTCTCGCGCGGCTCGCCTCGGCGGCGGGGGCGGCGCGGTTCGGCGTGGTGATCGGGCCGTGCGACGGTCTGGCGCGGCTGCCCGCCGACGTGGCGGTGCGGGCGGCGGAGCACCTCGCCGCGTCCGGGGTGACGGTGGTGTGCCTGCCGCAGGGGCCGTGCGGGCTCGCGGACGCGGCGGCGGGCGGCGGCCCCGGCGGCACGCCGGCGCGGCTGCTCGCGACGGCGGGTGTGCGAGTGGCGGCGGGGGGCGGGGCACTGCGGGACGCGGCGAACCCGGTGGGGCGCGGTGACCCGCTGGACGCGGCGTACCAGCTCGCGTCGCACGGGGCGCTGCGGCCGGCCGGAGCGTACGCGGCGGTGAGCGCGCGGGCGCGGGCGGCGATCGGCGCGCCGGAGGTGCGGGTGGAGGCGGGCTTCCCGGCGGAGCTGCTCGCGGTGCGCGGGGAATCGGTGGCGGGCGCGCTGTCGCTGGCGTACAGCCGGCTCGTGATCCACCGCGGCAGGGTGGTGGCCCGGACGAGCGCGGTGCGCGAGTACTGCGGGGCGCCGGAGGACAAGGGCGGCGGCGGTCCGGAACTCCCCCGCCAGTCGACGGGCTGA
- a CDS encoding SAM-dependent methyltransferase → MGGGMGDGADFAAEYFAQDPVVVPGIDVTKPSIARVYDHLLGGKDNYAVDRELSDVFITRIPGARIIAFDNRRALVRAVGAMSEAGIRQFIDIGSGLPTADNVHQVAQRHAPESRVVYVDNDPVVLAHGGALLAENERTVVVQGDLRDPAGVLEHDEVRELIDFGRPVGVVLSAILHHVNDDEDPRALMRVWREGVPSGSHFYISHFRSERDEESARLEAILQQSLGRGRWRTDEEILGLFEGLDLLEPGILPCALWRTDAAEAELTSWQRLIAGGLAVLP, encoded by the coding sequence ATGGGTGGCGGCATGGGCGACGGCGCGGATTTCGCGGCGGAATACTTCGCGCAGGATCCGGTGGTGGTCCCCGGCATCGACGTGACGAAACCGAGCATCGCCCGGGTGTACGACCACCTGCTGGGCGGCAAGGACAACTACGCCGTGGACCGGGAGCTGAGCGATGTCTTCATCACCCGCATCCCGGGCGCGCGGATCATCGCGTTCGACAACCGGCGGGCGCTCGTTCGGGCGGTCGGGGCGATGAGCGAGGCGGGGATACGGCAGTTCATCGACATAGGGAGCGGCCTGCCGACGGCCGACAACGTGCACCAGGTCGCGCAGCGGCACGCGCCGGAGTCGCGCGTCGTGTACGTGGACAACGACCCGGTCGTGCTGGCGCACGGCGGCGCCCTGCTCGCGGAGAACGAGCGGACCGTCGTCGTGCAGGGGGACCTGCGGGACCCGGCGGGCGTCCTGGAGCACGACGAGGTCCGCGAGCTGATCGACTTCGGGCGGCCGGTGGGCGTGGTGCTTTCGGCGATCCTGCACCACGTGAACGACGACGAGGACCCGCGGGCGCTGATGCGGGTGTGGCGGGAGGGCGTGCCGTCCGGCAGCCACTTCTACATCAGTCACTTCCGGAGCGAGCGGGACGAGGAGTCGGCGCGTCTCGAGGCGATCCTGCAGCAGTCGCTGGGGCGGGGCCGGTGGCGGACGGACGAGGAGATCCTGGGGCTGTTCGAGGGTCTCGACCTGCTGGAGCCGGGGATACTGCCGTGCGCGCTGTGGCGGACGGACGCGGCGGAGGCGGAGCTGACGTCGTGGCAGCGGCTGATCGCGGGCGGCCTGGCCGTCCTGCCGTGA
- a CDS encoding MaoC family dehydratase N-terminal domain-containing protein: MALDQSFVGRTYPPTEPYEVGREKIREFAVAVGDPNPAYTDREAAGALGHPDVIAPPTFVFAISFAAARTVIQDPALGLDYSRVVHGDQKFVYSRPVRAGDRLTVTSTIDAISSRAGADMVDVRGEIHDADGEHVVTVVTKLVARAVEPAGNEGGAA; the protein is encoded by the coding sequence ATGGCACTGGACCAGTCGTTCGTGGGGCGGACGTATCCGCCCACCGAGCCGTACGAGGTCGGCCGGGAGAAGATCCGCGAGTTCGCCGTCGCCGTCGGCGACCCGAACCCGGCCTACACCGACCGGGAGGCCGCCGGGGCGCTCGGGCACCCGGACGTGATCGCGCCGCCGACGTTCGTGTTCGCGATCAGCTTCGCCGCCGCCCGGACGGTGATCCAGGACCCGGCGCTCGGCCTCGACTACAGCCGCGTCGTGCACGGTGACCAGAAGTTCGTGTACTCCCGCCCGGTGCGCGCCGGCGACCGGCTGACCGTCACGTCCACGATCGACGCGATCTCCTCCCGTGCGGGCGCCGACATGGTCGACGTCAGGGGCGAGATCCACGACGCGGACGGCGAGCACGTCGTGACCGTCGTCACGAAGCTGGTGGCCCGCGCCGTGGAGCCCGCGGGGAACGAGGGAGGTGCCGCGTGA
- a CDS encoding NAD(P)H-binding protein, which produces MREITMRIAVAGATGNIGALTVAALERDGHDVVRVSRSLGVDLSTGDGLDAALTGAEAVVDTTNSAATDRDEAVAYFGTATRNLLAAEERAGVRHHVLLSIAGIGRVDGNAHYAGKREQERLVAEGPVPWTVVPATQFHDFAATVTGWTEQDGTATIAPLLVQPVAPADVADVLARVAAGEPRGRHPDVAGPEPQDLVDMARRTHAARGRSVRLVPTWSGLFGPEMAGNALLPGEDAHIAPTTFDAWLGTQRRER; this is translated from the coding sequence ATGAGGGAGATCACCATGCGGATCGCCGTGGCCGGCGCGACCGGCAACATCGGAGCACTCACCGTCGCCGCACTCGAACGGGACGGGCACGACGTCGTACGCGTCAGCCGTTCGCTGGGTGTCGATCTGTCGACCGGTGACGGCCTCGACGCCGCCCTGACCGGAGCGGAGGCCGTCGTCGACACCACGAACAGCGCGGCCACCGACCGGGACGAGGCCGTCGCGTACTTCGGCACCGCCACCCGGAACCTGCTCGCCGCCGAGGAGCGGGCGGGCGTCCGCCACCATGTGCTGCTGTCGATCGCCGGCATCGGCCGTGTCGACGGCAACGCGCACTACGCGGGCAAGCGGGAGCAGGAGCGTCTCGTCGCGGAGGGGCCGGTGCCGTGGACGGTCGTCCCCGCCACGCAGTTCCACGACTTCGCCGCGACCGTGACGGGCTGGACCGAGCAGGACGGCACCGCCACGATCGCGCCGCTGCTGGTGCAGCCGGTGGCGCCCGCCGACGTCGCCGACGTGCTGGCCCGCGTCGCGGCCGGCGAGCCGCGGGGCCGGCACCCCGATGTGGCGGGTCCCGAGCCGCAGGACCTCGTGGACATGGCGCGGCGGACGCACGCGGCGCGCGGGCGGTCGGTCCGGCTCGTGCCCACGTGGTCGGGGCTGTTCGGTCCCGAGATGGCGGGTAACGCCCTGCTGCCCGGCGAGGACGCGCACATCGCGCCGACGACGTTCGACGCGTGGCTGGGGACGCAGCGCCGGGAGCGGTGA
- a CDS encoding UDP-N-acetylmuramate dehydrogenase — translation MQEIRNAPLATLTTFRVGGPADRLVTATTDEEVVEAVRAADAGGTPLLIIAGGSNLLIADEGFRGTALRIATRGFALEGERLELAAGERWSDAVARTVDAGLAGVECLAGVPGSAGATPIQNVGAYGQEVSGVIAEVVAFDRAADRVVTLPGDACGFGYRTSRFKADPGRFVVLRVRLRLEDAAGLSGPVRYAETARTLGVEPGDRVPVAAARDAVLKLRAGKGMVLDPEDHDTWSAGSFFTNPVLDEGAWAAFLERVAGQLGPEILPPAYPDGEGRTKTSAAWLIDRAGFSKGWGSGQARISGKHTLALTNRGGATAADIVALAREVRDGVRDAFGVTLTNEPVMVGAAL, via the coding sequence GTGCAGGAGATCCGTAACGCGCCGCTCGCGACACTGACGACGTTCCGGGTGGGGGGGCCGGCGGACCGGCTGGTGACCGCCACCACCGACGAGGAGGTGGTCGAGGCGGTCCGCGCGGCGGACGCCGGCGGGACACCGCTGCTGATCATCGCGGGCGGCAGCAACCTGCTCATCGCCGACGAGGGGTTCCGGGGCACGGCGCTGCGGATCGCGACGCGCGGTTTCGCCCTGGAGGGGGAGCGTCTCGAGCTCGCGGCCGGCGAGCGGTGGTCGGACGCCGTCGCCCGCACGGTGGACGCGGGGCTCGCGGGTGTGGAGTGTCTGGCGGGTGTGCCGGGGTCGGCGGGGGCCACGCCCATCCAGAACGTGGGGGCGTACGGCCAGGAGGTGTCGGGCGTCATCGCGGAGGTGGTGGCGTTCGACCGTGCGGCGGACCGGGTGGTGACGCTGCCGGGCGACGCGTGCGGCTTCGGGTACCGGACCAGCCGGTTCAAGGCGGATCCGGGGCGCTTCGTGGTGCTGCGGGTGCGGCTGCGCCTGGAGGACGCGGCGGGTCTGTCCGGGCCGGTCCGGTACGCGGAGACGGCGCGGACGCTCGGGGTCGAGCCGGGCGACCGGGTGCCGGTGGCCGCGGCGCGGGACGCGGTGCTGAAGCTGCGGGCGGGCAAGGGGATGGTGCTCGACCCGGAGGACCACGACACGTGGTCGGCGGGGTCGTTCTTCACCAACCCGGTGCTGGACGAGGGAGCGTGGGCGGCGTTCCTGGAGCGGGTGGCCGGACAGCTGGGGCCTGAGATCCTGCCGCCGGCGTATCCGGACGGCGAGGGGCGTACGAAGACGTCGGCGGCGTGGCTGATCGACCGCGCGGGGTTCTCGAAGGGGTGGGGCTCGGGGCAGGCGCGGATCTCGGGCAAGCACACCCTGGCGCTGACCAACCGGGGCGGCGCGACAGCGGCCGACATCGTGGCGCTGGCCCGTGAGGTGCGGGACGGGGTGCGGGACGCGTTCGGTGTGACGCTGACGAACGAGCCGGTGATGGTGGGCGCGGCGCTCTAG
- the rpmG gene encoding 50S ribosomal protein L33, whose product MAATDVRPKITLACVECKERNYITRKNRRNDPDRLEMKKHCPRCNAHTAHRETR is encoded by the coding sequence GTGGCTGCCACCGACGTCCGCCCGAAGATCACGCTGGCCTGCGTGGAGTGCAAGGAGCGGAACTACATCACCCGGAAGAACCGGCGCAACGACCCGGACCGCCTGGAGATGAAGAAGCACTGCCCCCGCTGCAACGCGCACACCGCCCACCGCGAGACGCGCTGA
- a CDS encoding MaoC family dehydratase → MTARVRYADVEVGTELPAAEFPVTRAALVRYAGASGDFNPIHWNERFARSVGLPDVIAHGMFTMAEAVRVVTDWAGDPAAVVEYGVRFTKPVVVPDDDKGAVIEVTAKVGAKLDDEARTVRVDLTARSAGEKVLGLSRAVVRLA, encoded by the coding sequence GTGACGGCCCGTGTCAGGTACGCCGATGTCGAGGTGGGCACCGAGCTGCCGGCCGCGGAGTTCCCCGTCACGCGGGCCGCGCTCGTGCGGTACGCGGGGGCGTCCGGCGACTTCAACCCGATCCACTGGAACGAGCGCTTCGCGCGGAGCGTCGGCCTGCCCGACGTCATCGCGCACGGCATGTTCACCATGGCCGAGGCCGTCCGCGTCGTCACCGACTGGGCGGGCGACCCGGCGGCCGTCGTCGAGTACGGCGTGCGGTTCACGAAGCCGGTCGTCGTGCCGGACGACGACAAGGGCGCGGTCATCGAGGTGACGGCGAAGGTCGGCGCCAAGCTGGACGACGAGGCCCGCACGGTCCGCGTGGACCTGACGGCGCGCAGCGCGGGCGAGAAGGTCCTCGGCCTGTCCCGCGCGGTCGTACGGCTGGCCTGA
- a CDS encoding adenosine deaminase encodes MERVRDVRALPKAHLHLHFTGSMRPGTLLDLADKYGVHLPDALSSGRPPRLRATDERGWFRFQRLYDAARACLREPEDIQRLVREAAEEDLRDGSRWLEIQVDPTSYAPRLGGLIPALEIILDAVETTQRDTGLGMRVLVAANRMKHPLDARTLARLAVRYRDRGVVGFGLSNDERRGFARDFDRAFAIARDGGLLAAPHGGELSGPESVRDCLDDLRAARVGHGVRAAEDPVLLERLAAARVTCEVCPASNVALGVYEELADVPLRKLWRAGVPMALGADDPLLFGSRLAEQYEIAREHHAFTDHELAELARQSVRASAAPEDVREKVLLDIDGWLAV; translated from the coding sequence TGCTCGACCTGGCCGACAAGTACGGCGTCCACCTGCCGGACGCGCTGAGCAGCGGCAGGCCGCCGCGGCTGCGGGCGACGGACGAGCGCGGCTGGTTCCGCTTCCAGCGGCTGTACGACGCGGCGCGCGCCTGTCTGCGGGAGCCGGAGGACATCCAGCGGCTGGTGCGCGAGGCCGCCGAGGAGGACCTGCGGGACGGGTCGCGGTGGCTGGAGATCCAGGTCGACCCGACGTCGTACGCGCCCCGGCTCGGCGGGCTGATCCCGGCGCTCGAGATCATCCTCGACGCCGTGGAGACGACGCAGCGGGACACCGGGCTCGGGATGCGGGTCCTGGTGGCGGCCAACCGCATGAAGCACCCGCTGGACGCCCGGACGCTGGCCCGCCTCGCGGTGCGCTACCGGGACCGGGGCGTGGTGGGTTTCGGGCTGTCCAACGACGAGCGGCGCGGTTTCGCGCGCGACTTCGACCGGGCGTTCGCGATCGCGCGGGACGGCGGTCTCCTCGCGGCGCCGCACGGCGGTGAGCTGTCGGGTCCCGAGAGCGTGCGGGACTGCCTGGACGACCTGCGGGCGGCCCGTGTGGGGCACGGGGTGCGGGCGGCCGAGGACCCGGTGCTGCTGGAGCGGCTGGCGGCGGCGCGGGTGACGTGCGAGGTCTGCCCGGCGTCGAACGTGGCGCTCGGCGTGTACGAGGAGCTGGCGGACGTGCCGCTGCGGAAGCTGTGGCGGGCCGGGGTGCCGATGGCGCTGGGGGCGGACGATCCGCTGCTGTTCGGGTCGCGGCTCGCCGAGCAGTACGAGATCGCGCGGGAGCACCACGCGTTCACCGACCACGAGCTGGCGGAGCTGGCGCGGCAGTCGGTGCGGGCATCGGCGGCGCCGGAGGACGTGCGGGAGAAGGTGCTGCTGGACATCGACGGGTGGCTGGCCGTGTGA
- a CDS encoding TetR/AcrR family transcriptional regulator, with protein MAKESTRMSAAERRESVIRAAITEFGRGGYDGTSTAAIARRVGVSQPYLFRLFPDKRAIFLAAAERCSLAIGQTFERAMEEAGEGLSPADVEETLGHAYARLITRDSDLLMFQMQMYLAALTARTSGDEAFAEVIRGYWRGLWDAAHLVLGADTERTGEFFGTGMLINVLLSMGFPGDDPVWTACGEAFLSHLRAASAASGPPGPSDSTA; from the coding sequence ATGGCCAAGGAGAGCACCCGGATGTCCGCGGCGGAGCGGCGCGAGAGCGTCATCCGCGCGGCCATCACGGAATTCGGACGCGGGGGGTACGACGGCACGTCGACGGCCGCCATCGCCCGCCGCGTCGGGGTCTCCCAGCCGTACCTCTTCCGGCTCTTCCCCGACAAGCGGGCCATCTTCCTCGCCGCCGCCGAACGCTGCAGCCTCGCCATCGGGCAGACGTTCGAACGGGCGATGGAGGAAGCGGGGGAGGGGCTGAGCCCGGCCGATGTCGAGGAGACGCTCGGGCACGCGTACGCGCGTCTGATCACCCGCGACAGTGATCTGCTGATGTTCCAGATGCAGATGTACCTCGCGGCCCTCACGGCGCGTACCAGCGGTGACGAGGCGTTCGCCGAGGTGATCCGCGGGTACTGGCGCGGGCTCTGGGACGCCGCGCACCTCGTCCTGGGGGCCGACACGGAGCGGACCGGTGAGTTCTTCGGCACCGGGATGCTCATCAACGTCCTGCTGTCCATGGGCTTTCCGGGCGACGACCCGGTGTGGACGGCCTGCGGTGAAGCCTTCCTCTCGCACCTGAGGGCGGCGTCCGCCGCGTCCGGCCCCCCTGGCCCCTCCGACTCGACCGCCTGA
- a CDS encoding NAD(P)H-binding protein, whose product MRTVIAGGHGKIARRLERLLAARGDRVAGLIRNGDHAADLLTDGAEPIVCDLETASVEEVARHLAGADAAVFAAGAGPGSGAARKDTVDRAAAVLFADAAEHVGVRRFVVVSAMGTDGPPPPGTDPVFAAYLVAKAAADDDVRRRRGLFTTILRPGRLTDDPATGRVRLAAEPLERGSVTRDDVAAVLAGLLDAPGTAGLTLDLIGGDTPVPDAIAAVSTP is encoded by the coding sequence ATGCGCACAGTGATCGCGGGTGGACATGGCAAGATCGCGCGGCGGCTGGAGAGGCTGCTCGCCGCGCGCGGCGACCGGGTGGCCGGCCTCATCAGGAACGGGGACCACGCCGCCGACCTCCTCACGGACGGCGCGGAACCGATCGTCTGCGACCTGGAGACCGCCTCCGTCGAAGAGGTGGCCCGGCACCTGGCCGGTGCCGACGCGGCGGTGTTCGCGGCCGGCGCGGGACCGGGCAGCGGGGCGGCGCGCAAGGACACGGTGGACCGCGCGGCGGCGGTGCTGTTCGCGGACGCGGCCGAGCACGTCGGCGTGCGGAGGTTCGTCGTGGTGTCGGCGATGGGCACCGACGGGCCGCCCCCGCCCGGGACCGACCCGGTGTTCGCGGCGTACCTGGTGGCGAAGGCGGCGGCGGACGACGACGTCCGGCGCAGGCGGGGGCTGTTCACGACGATCCTGCGGCCCGGCCGCCTCACCGACGACCCGGCGACGGGCCGCGTACGCCTCGCGGCCGAACCCCTGGAACGCGGCTCCGTCACCCGGGACGACGTGGCGGCCGTCCTGGCCGGCCTCCTCGACGCACCGGGCACGGCCGGACTGACCCTCGACCTGATCGGCGGCGACACCCCCGTCCCGGACGCGATCGCGGCGGTGTCCACCCCCTGA
- a CDS encoding VOC family protein: protein MPRIVTNLWFDTQGEEAARFYVSVFPNSSVTRVTHYTEAGPRPAGTVLTVDFLLDGQPFTALNGGPEFTFNEAVSLLVECADQAEVDHYWSALGEGGEEGPCGWLKDRYGLSWQVVPTRLEELVTDPDPERARRATEAMLAMGKLDIARLEAAADGT, encoded by the coding sequence ATGCCCCGCATCGTGACCAACCTCTGGTTCGACACCCAGGGCGAGGAGGCGGCCCGCTTCTACGTCTCCGTCTTCCCGAACTCGTCCGTCACCCGCGTCACCCACTACACCGAGGCCGGCCCCCGCCCCGCCGGCACCGTCCTCACCGTCGACTTCCTCCTCGACGGGCAGCCCTTCACCGCGCTCAACGGCGGCCCCGAGTTCACGTTCAACGAGGCCGTCTCCCTCCTCGTCGAGTGCGCCGACCAGGCCGAGGTGGACCACTACTGGTCCGCGCTCGGCGAGGGCGGCGAGGAAGGCCCCTGCGGCTGGCTCAAGGACCGCTACGGCCTGTCCTGGCAGGTCGTCCCCACCCGCCTCGAAGAGCTGGTCACCGACCCCGACCCGGAGCGCGCCCGCCGCGCCACCGAGGCCATGCTCGCCATGGGCAAGCTCGACATCGCCCGGCTGGAGGCCGCCGCCGACGGCACCTGA